ATCAACCAAATAGAACAACGATGCTTGAGGCTTTAGCAGAAGCCATCGAAGCTCCAAAGGAATGCTCATAATCTTCCAAAGTATGTCCAGAAAAGGCAATTGCTTTGACAATGCACCGATTGAAAACTTCTTTGGTGTGATGAAACAAGAAATGTACTATACCACAGAGGTGTGGTTCAAAAATTATCATTTTTATCTGTCTACTTGACAGGGGGCACTCCAAAGGCTTAGCGCCTCTTTTTAATGTCTTCATGAATAATACAGGATTATTACTTGCACGCAGCAATTGACATAAGAAATCGGACTCACTTTTATATGAGTCCGATTTCTCTATACATCCCAAAGCTTCATCCGGCCTTGCATCAGACTTTGGACATCGAAGCCGTAGGCTGCTTCTAAGTTAGCGCTAGATAATACGTTGCTTAAATTGCCTTGACGGATTACTCGGCCATTGGCTAGTAGCAGTCCGCGGTTACCATAGGCTCTGGCAAGGGTTAAGTCGTGCATAACGCTGATGACCGCTCGGTTTCCTTGATTAAGCCAGTGTTCAATATGGGAGAGAATCTCTTCTTGATAGGCTAAATCTAAATGATTTGTCGGCTCATCCAACAGTAAGACTTGGGGATCTTGGGCGAAAACCTGGGCCAAGAAGACACGTTGTACCTCACCGCCAGATAGTTCATCGAGTGTACGTTGACGCATCGTTTCGAGGCCTGTTAAGGCAAGCGCCTCGGCTACTTTCTGCTGATCGACTTGCTTCAGTCGGGCAAAGGGGCCATTATGGTAGGCGTAGCGGCCAAGCTGGACCACGTCTTCTACGCGGTAAGCATAGCTAGGCGCTTGCACTTGGCTTAAAAAGCCGATTGCTTGGGCTCTTTCGGCTGGGCGATAACTCTGGACTGCCTGGCCAAGAAGTTCGACCTTGCCTTGACTGGAGATGACACCGGTTAAGGCTTTCAAAAGACTGGATTTGCCTGCACCGTTGGGGCCAAGAATCATGAACCAGTCACCCATTGCTATGTGAAAAGAGACATCTTGGACGACCATTGTATCACCGTAGACGACGGATACGTGATTAGCTTTTAGCATGGCTGGCCCCCCTTTGCAAGAAGAGATAGCCTAATAGGAGCGCACCAATAATCGACGTAATTACCCCAATGGGCAATTCCCGGGGACTGATTAAGGTACGGGCGAGTAAATCCACGAGCATGAGAAAGTTCGCTCCAGCAAAGATCACAACCGGTAATAAACGCTGATTACGGGGGCCGATAATTATCCGACAGGCATGAGGGACAATGAGCCCGACAAAGGCAATATTGCCACTTACGGCTACCGCGCAACCGATTAGACCTGAAGCGCTGAAGAAAAGCAACCAACGCGTTCGTTCTGTATCAATTCCCAAATGATAGGCCTGCTCTTCGCCTAAGGCAAAGGCATCGAGTTCCCGTCTTTTGCTCATAGCTATTCCGCCAAATACGAGATTGGCAAGGCATAGAAGAGCAACATCATGATAGGAGCTTCCGGAGAGTGAACCCATGGTCCAAAAGACAATCCGCTCAAGCTTTTCTTGAGAGAAAGCCATGAGGAGACTCATGATGCTCGAAGTAAGCATGGAGAGGATGAGTCCAAGTAAGATAACTGTCAGATTGTTAATCCGGCGATCCCGACGGTAGGCTAGCGTAAAAATTAGGATAAAACCTAGCAGGGCAAATAGAATTGCACCAATCACCGTGCCTCTCCAAGGTAGGTTCTTACTTTGAAAACCGATAATGATAGTGAGAACTGCCCCTAAAGAAGCTGCGCTAGAAATCCCTAGGGTCGATCCGTCTGCTAAAGGATTGCGCAACAAGGCCTGCATGGTAGCTCCCGCAAGGGCTAAGGAGATACCTACTTGACTAGCAGCCAGAACCCGCGGCAAGCGGATATGGTAAATGATTTGCGCCGGGGTGCTTGTGATGGGTGCCTGGTGCCAGACAGCCTGTAAACCGTGCCAGACGTCATTTAAAGACAAATCAACGCTACCGTAATACAAGCAAAAGCTGAAAACGAGAAAGGTAAGTAAAAATCCCCAAACAAAAGCCAATCGTTTCATGACACACTCCATCAATCTAAGTCTTTGAGCCAACTTGACCGTCAAGGTCATTACTCTTCATAAATAAAGTGATATAAGCTTTCAATAGCGTCCGCAAGACGGGGCCCTGGACGGGTAAATTCGTCTGCGTTCGCTTGGAACACCTGTTGCCTGTCAATAGCAGTAACATCCTGCCAGCCAGTCCGATTTAAAAGCTCATCAATTGGGTCAAAACCATCAGCCGGCATACTGGTCGTGACGATGTAATCTGGATTTAAGTCTAGGACTTGCTCAGGGGAGATTTCAGCCCAGCCTTCAACTTCTGCGAAAATATTGTTGACTTGTAGCATTTGGCCAATTTCATCCATGAATGTCCCTTGTCCAGCTGTCCACAGGCCAAATTCAAGGGGCGAGATTTCATAATATATTGTGTGTTCTTCCTCGGTCGTTTCCTTTGCCAAGTGGGTATATTCTTCAAAAGTCGCTTGCATTTCAGCGATGAGGGCCTCCCCTTCGGCTTCTTTATTTACGAGTTTAGCCAAGCCTTGGATGGCTTCATAGACTTCAGCAATCGTTGAGGCGTCAGTAACGTAGACAGGAATCCCTGCTTCCTCAAGGCGCTCCATCTCATCTGGGGAGAAGGACATAGCTGTATCAACTACCAGTTGCGGCTGTAAAGCGAGTATTTCTTCCAAATTTAGGTTCTCGCCAGACCCCACCGTAGGAATATTTTCCACCCTATTTGCTGGGTAGTCCACGTATTCACCTCGCCCAACGATTAACTCATCAGCCCCTAAAGCCACAAGAATCTCTGCATCGGCGGGATTTAAAACCACGATGCGTCTTAACTCATTGACCACAGTCAACTCCCGACCTAACATATCCGTTATCTCTGTTGCGTCAGTGCTTGTAGCCTCAACATCCATGGCATTAACCGGCACAAAGGCTATGGAAAGTATCATAAGTAGGCTAAGTATGCCTTGCCAAGTTTTTCTCATCTTTCAATTACACTCCATTCATTTTTTCTAGTTGCATTATATATCAAAGTTGCCATTGAAACAAGCGTTCTAAATCTATTGAATAATCTTTATCTAAATAACTAAATAGAAAGCTTATTAAAAACAATTTAATCCATTCATTTGTCAAACTAATCTATACACATCCAATATGTTTTTCAAAAGAACTACCATCGGCGTTTTATAGTTAAGTGATTTCCATGGGATTAGGTTTCTACGCGGTGATTGACACTCTGGATAAAACCTTCCGAGAGCTCATTAAAATTAATGCCTTTTCTTAAACCATTCTTGTAAAGCAAACTATTGGAATGTTCATTCAGACCACGTTGGTTAGGATAATCTGGATACACAAAAAAGATATCTATTTCATGCTTATTGGATACTGATTGCCAGTTTGAGAATTCCATCCCACAATCAAAAGTGATTGACATGAAGAGATTTCGTAGGGATCTGGAAGCATTTTATCCAGCCTATCTTCAATATCAACGGCAGTTTTCTAATTCAGTTTGAACCTTATGATAGTTTTTAAGGATCTTTCTGCAAGTGTAATCACTAATCTCTCTTACTCGGTTAGCCAATAATAGTATCACCTTCCAAGTGACCGAATTCTTCAGGAAAATGTGGATAAACTAAATGATAGTCATCAATTAATCTACGGGAGGCTTGTTTACCATGCTTTCTTTAATGCCCATTCAGCTTACGTTTCCTTATCATGAGCAGTGTTTTTACGCCATACTTAGAACTATCCTTGAAACGCCGGTAAAGAGTTCTTATCGAGAGGGGAATTAGCCGTTCACTACGACCGATGATGACATCTGGCGTTCAAGCTTTCTCAACCTTAGGCTTGACATAGTCAACTTCTTCCGGTGAAAGTTAGATTTTCTTAGTCCACAATTCTTTTATTATCTCGATTGTCAATTTAAGTTAGAAATTTCTACACTATATGATGAATGATTAAACTTGGTGACACACTTGTGCTAACCACCTTAAACACCCCCCTCATCAAACTCTTGACCAGTCAGGTGCTTGATGAAACCATAGTTCTTAAGTGACTGGCATAATAGCGAGGTATTTGATCCAAAAGATGGGCCAAAAACCTCCAGTGGAGTGTAGTCGTTAAGAGATTTACGTGGAATGATATGTCGCTTGAAGGTTACTTCCTTAAGAAAGTATTCATCCACTTCATTAAAATCAGTACCTTTAGGCAGACCTTCTCTTCTTAACCATCCGTTAGAATGCTCATTCCGTTCTCTTTGAGATGGGCATCCTAGGTCTGCAAAGAAGATGTCGATATTAAATTCATTGCTTAAGTCTTTCCAGTTAGAAAACTCTTTGCCATTGTCCAAAGTCAGAGATTTAACCAGACGGTCAGGGATTTTAAGGAAGAAACGCCTCAATGAATCCGTTACTTGACATGCTTTACGACCTTCTGTCTTCAGGGTAATTGCTAATTTACTTATTCGTTCCACTCGTGTAATGGCCGCACTTTGGTGGTTCTTACCAACGATAGTATCCCCTTCAATCAGGATAAGCCTCTTGACGCCGTTCTAGTCTTCTACGGTCATTTAGACGGCCCCTCGTTTCAACATGCTGATTCGCTTCTCGTTTACCTTGCATGGGTAAATCTCTGACATCAAAAGCAGGGTCATCTTAGAAGCGACGGCAAAGTGTTTTTGCACAGCAATTCAAGTCAATTTCCTGGCGTCCAATCATCACGTCCGGTGACCACCCTTGTGACTCCCGGTCATTGTTATAGGTGATTTGATCTTCTGTGAACTGCTTCTTCTTAGAGCCACACTTAGATTTGTTAGCTTTGTAGCGTTCATAATAGTCGACGATAGTTTCACCATCGTCTAAATAATGATAGACATTATAGATGCTTTGAGCAGATCATCTTAACTTTTTTGCAACTATGTAAGCTTTTTCGCCAATTTCGTAATAGTTTTCTATCCAAGTCAGTTCTTTCGTGGTAAGATGTGTGTAGACCATTTTGTATCTACTCCTTTATTTGTGATTGCTCTCATAAATAGTGTAGCACAAATGGTCTTATTTGTTTTTCTAGCTTAATTTTACAATTCAGGTTATCTTATAGCGACTTTAGTACGCTTGAATAGAATAACCTTCCCTATGCTAACAAAGCCTTAAGCCTATCACCTAACTACCTCATGCGCCTCTTGAATATTCTGGGCAATATCTCCCTTCAGATGAACCGTCCGCTCCTTAATTGCCTGTGGGATGCGGTAATTCTTTGCATTCATCGTCACGAATAAAGCATCTTCATTGGCTGCTGTCATCTCCTGGAAGGGATGCTTAATAAATTGTGGGGTCGTATGGCCGACACCAATTTCTAAATACAGCACTTTCTGCCCTGCAACTTCCTTTAAGAAGGCTTCGTAACGCGCTTCTTGCGCTTTAAAGTCGGCATCCTCTACCATTCCGGTCTCCGCGTCACGTTTGTTAATTTCAAGTGGGGCACCACACTCGGGACAGTAAGGGATTAATTCGCTAGGCACCTTCATATTCTCTTGGCGCTCGACCATTTCGCGCAGCAGGTCATGGTCTTGATAGGTTTGTTGATGGCACTGCTTAGAGCATTGGAATAAGCCGTATTCCCCTTGCTTGTAGAAGACTTTATCCATATCGTATTCAGCCGCATAAAAGGCATTATCTGCATTGGTAGTAATCACATGATACGGCTTGCCTTCTAGCATTTCCTTCAGATTGACATAGGATGGTCCAACTGGCTGATCTAAGTAATTCATCGCTACGAATCGGCTTTGAAAAGCCCAATACTCCTCGATACTTTCGAAGTTGTACAAGAAAGCTTGCAACATGTCCAATAGGCCATACTTTTCGATAAAGTCAGGAAAGGCTTCATTAAAGCGTTCGCCAATATATTTAAAGCCGTCCGCTGCCGACATTCCTGCTCCAATTCCAACAACTACCGCATCAGCTTCTTGAATAAGTGAACCAAGCAAGGCCCCTTCACTTAACCCTTCCTGCTTAAAGCTATCCCAAACTATACTCATGCACGCCCTCCTAATTGCTTTTGGTAATAATATAAATCTTCGTCTTTAAAGACGTTAAAGACAACCTTCAATGGACTGCCCGTCTCTTGCAAATATGCCTTAACTGTCGCAACAGCCAGCTCACTCGCCCGCTCGCCAGGGAAGCCAAAGACGCCCGTTGAAATACAACAGAAAGCCAGTGAATCCAAATGATGCGCCTCAGCCAGCTTCAAGCATGCTTGATAAGACTTAACCAACATTGCTTCCTTCATCGGCGAAAGTTGCTGGCCCCTTGGCACCATTGGCCCGACGGTATGGAGCACATACTCACTCGGCAAGTTAAAGCCGGGCGTAATCTTCGCCTTCCCAACCGGCTCTTTACGGCCTTGTGCTTCCATCAAGTCCTGGCAGGCCAAGCGCAGTCGCACACCTGCCTTCGTATGGATGATGTTATCAATACAGGAATGATTCGGCAAGAAGCAGCCCAACATATCTGAATTGGCTGCATTGACAATTCCATCTACGGCTAACTGGGTAATATCCCCTTGCCATAAGTAAAGCTGTTCACCTTGGATTGGCTCTAAATCTTCTAAAGTCACCACATCACTTGCCTTGAGATTTGCTTGCAGATACTGATCCTCCAAGGCCAAATATTCCTCAGAAATCGGTTCAGCAGGACGCACATTCACCAAATGACGCCAACGTTCGTACAAGGTCGCCTCTGGCAAATCCGGCTGGCCAGCCTCCTGCCAGAGAAACGTATACATTGCCTCTAAAGTGCTTGCCATTTCCATCTACCCCCCCTTCAAAAAAAGTGCCGGAAAGTCACTGCTTTCCAAGCACTTCTAAAATTTACGCATCTTCAAGTGCATTGAAGCTTGCTTCGTCCACATCGGTTAACTTCACAATCCAATGCTCATCTTCTTTGGCTGAGTTAAGTAATTGCGGATTCTCTTCCACGGCTGTGTTGCGTTCAACCACTTTCCCTGCAATAGGGGAAGCCATTTCCAGAACGGTTTTGGATGCTTCTAGATTCAAAATCGTATCATCTACCGCTAACTCGTCCGCATCGCTAAATTCAACAAAACCAACCGTTCCAATATCATCTTGTAATTCAGCAGTCATACTGATGGTGTAGATGTCGTCATTCTTAGTCACTAATAAGAAATTTCCAATTTTTTGCATAAGGGCCTCCTAATATTGTCCGTATTCTTCTGCGAGTAATTCTAGTGCTTGTTGGCGTTGGTGAACGCCTGGCATGAGAGGGATAAACAGAATTTCATCGGCAGCGAAATGTTCTGTAATCCGGTCCAGTTGAGCCTTCACGTCGGCTGCATTCCCCGTAATCATGCGTGTTCGATTCGCTTCAATCGCTTCTTGATCGGCTGGTGTGAGTTTATAATTGGCTGCCGTTTCAACCGATGGGAAGGCTGAGAATTCCGCGAAATCCTGCTTGCCAAGTAGCCAAATGTCCAAGACTTGAATGAAGCCCGAAAGCTCTGCTTCATCTTCTGATAGGACGACGAATGGCGCAAACATCACATAAGGCTCAGCCATCACCTTCGACGGCCGGAAATTCTTGCGGTAAATCTCCGCCGCTTCACGGCCAACGTCCAACTTGTTCGAACTAGCGTTGGGAAATAGGCCGAAACATAAACCGACGCCCGCTTTCGCCGCATTGAGCGCTCCCCGTTTACTAGTCGTCAATTGAAACATCTGTGGTAGGTTATCCCCCGAAGGATTAGCCTGTAAACCAGCGAAGCGATGCGTTTCATCTTCCGAACCCGTTAAATAATGGTAAATATCTCGCACACTCTTCTCATAAGCAATGCGACCGGTCTTCGTTTCATTTAAGGCATCATTCACCAAGGGCGTCCCTAAAGTATTGCCATAACCTAAGTCTACCCGCCCGGGATGGGCTGCTTCAAGCATTCTGAAATTCTCGGCGACTTTAAAAGGACTGTAATGCGGCAACATGACACCGCCTGAACCTACCCGAAGTTGCTGGGTTTCACCTAGAATATACATCATGAGAAGTTCAGGCGAACTGCTTGCAAAAGCTGGCACATTATGATGCTCAGCCACCCAGAAACGATGGTAACCAAGCTTTTCAGCCGTTTGAGCAAGCCTTAGGGAATCAGCAATGGCCTCTTGACCAGTTCGGCCCTCGTCCACTTGCGCATAATCTAAGACACTTAATCGAACCACATGCTACCTCCTCTACTTAGAATTTACCCTTTAACTTTATCATATTCTACTTATTTATCAAAGTCTTTGATTTGCTAGAAGATTTCTATTTGATATAATTATTCGTATCAGAAGAGGAGGCACACCCATGTATATTATTGAACACGTTCGCAACGGCCAGGAAATTCTCGATTTAGGCACACACCTCGCCATGCAGGTCTATGCTCTGGAGCACATCCATCTGGATGAAGGTATCGTCTTCCCTTACCGACCCAGCGCATCCGTTCAAATCGGCCGCTACCAGAATACCATCGAGGAAATCAATGCCCCGTATATA
This region of Suicoccus acidiformans genomic DNA includes:
- a CDS encoding SIR2 family NAD-dependent protein deacylase — translated: MSIVWDSFKQEGLSEGALLGSLIQEADAVVVGIGAGMSAADGFKYIGERFNEAFPDFIEKYGLLDMLQAFLYNFESIEEYWAFQSRFVAMNYLDQPVGPSYVNLKEMLEGKPYHVITTNADNAFYAAEYDMDKVFYKQGEYGLFQCSKQCHQQTYQDHDLLREMVERQENMKVPSELIPYCPECGAPLEINKRDAETGMVEDADFKAQEARYEAFLKEVAGQKVLYLEIGVGHTTPQFIKHPFQEMTAANEDALFVTMNAKNYRIPQAIKERTVHLKGDIAQNIQEAHEVVR
- a CDS encoding glycine cleavage system protein H, producing MQKIGNFLLVTKNDDIYTISMTAELQDDIGTVGFVEFSDADELAVDDTILNLEASKTVLEMASPIAGKVVERNTAVEENPQLLNSAKEDEHWIVKLTDVDEASFNALEDA
- a CDS encoding ABC transporter substrate-binding protein, giving the protein MRKTWQGILSLLMILSIAFVPVNAMDVEATSTDATEITDMLGRELTVVNELRRIVVLNPADAEILVALGADELIVGRGEYVDYPANRVENIPTVGSGENLNLEEILALQPQLVVDTAMSFSPDEMERLEEAGIPVYVTDASTIAEVYEAIQGLAKLVNKEAEGEALIAEMQATFEEYTHLAKETTEEEHTIYYEISPLEFGLWTAGQGTFMDEIGQMLQVNNIFAEVEGWAEISPEQVLDLNPDYIVTTSMPADGFDPIDELLNRTGWQDVTAIDRQQVFQANADEFTRPGPRLADAIESLYHFIYEE
- a CDS encoding LLM class flavin-dependent oxidoreductase, with the translated sequence MVRLSVLDYAQVDEGRTGQEAIADSLRLAQTAEKLGYHRFWVAEHHNVPAFASSSPELLMMYILGETQQLRVGSGGVMLPHYSPFKVAENFRMLEAAHPGRVDLGYGNTLGTPLVNDALNETKTGRIAYEKSVRDIYHYLTGSEDETHRFAGLQANPSGDNLPQMFQLTTSKRGALNAAKAGVGLCFGLFPNASSNKLDVGREAAEIYRKNFRPSKVMAEPYVMFAPFVVLSEDEAELSGFIQVLDIWLLGKQDFAEFSAFPSVETAANYKLTPADQEAIEANRTRMITGNAADVKAQLDRITEHFAADEILFIPLMPGVHQRQQALELLAEEYGQY
- a CDS encoding protein-ADP-ribose hydrolase, producing MEMASTLEAMYTFLWQEAGQPDLPEATLYERWRHLVNVRPAEPISEEYLALEDQYLQANLKASDVVTLEDLEPIQGEQLYLWQGDITQLAVDGIVNAANSDMLGCFLPNHSCIDNIIHTKAGVRLRLACQDLMEAQGRKEPVGKAKITPGFNLPSEYVLHTVGPMVPRGQQLSPMKEAMLVKSYQACLKLAEAHHLDSLAFCCISTGVFGFPGERASELAVATVKAYLQETGSPLKVVFNVFKDEDLYYYQKQLGGRA
- a CDS encoding ABC transporter ATP-binding protein, translating into MLKANHVSVVYGDTMVVQDVSFHIAMGDWFMILGPNGAGKSSLLKALTGVISSQGKVELLGQAVQSYRPAERAQAIGFLSQVQAPSYAYRVEDVVQLGRYAYHNGPFARLKQVDQQKVAEALALTGLETMRQRTLDELSGGEVQRVFLAQVFAQDPQVLLLDEPTNHLDLAYQEEILSHIEHWLNQGNRAVISVMHDLTLARAYGNRGLLLANGRVIRQGNLSNVLSSANLEAAYGFDVQSLMQGRMKLWDV
- a CDS encoding FecCD family ABC transporter permease is translated as MKRLAFVWGFLLTFLVFSFCLYYGSVDLSLNDVWHGLQAVWHQAPITSTPAQIIYHIRLPRVLAASQVGISLALAGATMQALLRNPLADGSTLGISSAASLGAVLTIIIGFQSKNLPWRGTVIGAILFALLGFILIFTLAYRRDRRINNLTVILLGLILSMLTSSIMSLLMAFSQEKLERIVFWTMGSLSGSSYHDVALLCLANLVFGGIAMSKRRELDAFALGEEQAYHLGIDTERTRWLLFFSASGLIGCAVAVSGNIAFVGLIVPHACRIIIGPRNQRLLPVVIFAGANFLMLVDLLARTLISPRELPIGVITSIIGALLLGYLFLQRGASHAKS